One segment of Anatilimnocola aggregata DNA contains the following:
- the phoU gene encoding phosphate signaling complex protein PhoU codes for MSKHLQRDIDGLINELLTISSMVEEMIDRATQALSERRFDLADQVISSDEFVDQHEVHLEEECLKMLALHQPVAIDLRRIATVLKINADLERIADLAVSIANRARAISEHPAFIVPDRLPKMVVLATQMVRGAMDSFVNLDSHAARRILAMDQQVDQYNCDIIDELQSRMQKQPDMVAASLHCFSGVRHLERIADHATNIAEDVIYLVEGDIVRHRHAKLSESPS; via the coding sequence ATGAGCAAACATCTACAACGCGACATCGACGGACTCATCAACGAGCTCTTGACCATTTCGTCGATGGTGGAAGAAATGATCGACCGGGCAACCCAGGCCCTCAGCGAACGCCGCTTCGACCTCGCCGACCAGGTCATCAGCAGCGACGAATTCGTCGACCAGCACGAAGTGCACTTGGAAGAAGAGTGCCTGAAGATGCTGGCGCTCCACCAGCCGGTGGCGATCGACCTGCGTCGCATCGCGACCGTGCTCAAGATCAATGCCGACCTGGAACGAATCGCCGACCTGGCCGTGAGCATTGCGAATCGTGCCCGCGCCATCAGCGAGCATCCAGCCTTCATCGTCCCCGATCGCTTGCCGAAGATGGTTGTCCTTGCGACCCAGATGGTGCGCGGCGCGATGGATTCGTTCGTGAATCTCGACTCGCACGCAGCCCGCCGCATTCTGGCCATGGATCAGCAGGTCGACCAATACAACTGCGACATCATTGACGAATTACAGTCCCGCATGCAGAAGCAGCCCGACATGGTCGCGGCCTCGCTGCATTGTTTTTCCGGCGTCCGACATTTGGAACGCATTGCCGATCACGCCACCAACATCGCCGAAGATGTGATCTATCTGGTGGAAGGTGACATCGTGCGGCATCGCCACGCCAAACTTTCGGAATCGCCTTCCTGA
- the ileS gene encoding isoleucine--tRNA ligase, whose translation MFQPVPASAPFPRMEEEVLAFWKEQAIYEKSLERRRGSKKFVFFEGPPTANGMPHPGHCLTRAIKDLFPRYRTMRGYFCERKAGWDTHGLPVEVEVCKELGIHSKEEIENYGVEPFIHRCQESVWRYMQEWERLTERLGFWVNLKEAYVTYHQSFVESVWWSLKNLYDRGLLYQGHKIVWWWAQGGTALSSGEVGQGYREVADPSVYVLFPLLDDADQKTDTSLLVWTTTPWTLPSNQFAAVHPDLDYATVVDSQTGQRLIIAAALVETLAGKIKRELTVESTSKGSTLLGKRYVPPYDYYYQAHGNETGKLKDGGKLPVAWRVVAADFVTTDSGSGVVHQAPAFGEVDFDVLVAEQAKFEAGQGPHLICAVGPDGKFTKDAPEYEGRWVKDCDKDIQRELKAKGLLYHQEQYLHDYPFCWRADQDPLIQYPRRSWFVKTTQFKDEMLANNQQINWLPEHIKDGRFGNFLESNVDWALSRERYWGTPLPIWVCQQTGQMEAVGSYEELLQKPGVKGTDVWDKAKAVNPKLPDDLKVHKPYIDEITYDSPFAKGAHMRRVSEVIDCWYDSGAMPFAQWGYPHQGVDKFAEQFPADFISEAIDQTRGWFYSQLAISTLLFGKGTGGEGREAGAEKPYPHPFKNCIVLGLMMGEDGTKMSKSKRNYREPREIFDKYGADALRWYFFANQPPWTTIRYAERAIKDSIPEFLLRLWNCYSFFVIYSNIDGFDPGQRVAPNTADLSKGKGYRPVKKRGELDRWILSELNRTLAAVIERMDAYDNFEACKQINAFVDGLSNWYVRRSRDRFWSSDKEGQEKLDAYWTLYECLLTTAKLIAPFTPFLSETLWRNLTGVFGERALESVHLCDYPEPDAAAIDETLSARMQLLREIASLGRSARMDNKLKVRQPLAKVEVILSAATHQAWLQQHDALLRDELNVKQIEYAEDANKYITYQIQPNFKRLGPRIGKLLPECKKVLGAANGGELLAQMTANGTVDLKVGSETIRLDGEDLQVRLQAKPGWAAAQGRGVVVVLSTEITPELVREGYANDLVRAIQDRRKDLQLEYTARITIRVAAEDPEVSEAIQEHGEFIRNETLCDELTEGVNEHSTEIELGAGKLQLSVKEKI comes from the coding sequence ATGTTTCAGCCTGTGCCGGCCAGCGCGCCGTTTCCCCGCATGGAAGAGGAAGTCCTCGCGTTCTGGAAAGAACAGGCGATCTATGAGAAATCGCTCGAGCGCCGCCGTGGCAGCAAAAAGTTCGTCTTCTTTGAAGGTCCGCCCACGGCCAACGGCATGCCTCATCCCGGGCACTGCCTGACGCGGGCCATCAAAGACCTCTTTCCCCGCTACCGCACCATGCGGGGCTACTTCTGCGAACGCAAAGCAGGCTGGGATACGCACGGCCTGCCGGTCGAAGTTGAAGTCTGCAAAGAGTTGGGCATCCACAGCAAAGAGGAGATTGAAAACTACGGCGTCGAGCCCTTCATCCATCGCTGCCAGGAGAGTGTCTGGCGGTACATGCAGGAGTGGGAACGACTCACCGAACGCCTCGGCTTTTGGGTCAATCTCAAAGAGGCTTACGTCACCTATCACCAATCGTTCGTCGAGAGCGTCTGGTGGTCGCTGAAGAACCTGTACGACCGCGGCCTGCTCTATCAAGGTCACAAGATTGTCTGGTGGTGGGCCCAGGGTGGCACCGCGCTCTCTTCAGGCGAAGTGGGCCAAGGCTATCGTGAAGTGGCCGACCCGAGCGTGTATGTCCTCTTTCCGCTGCTGGACGATGCCGACCAGAAGACCGATACATCGCTGCTCGTCTGGACGACGACGCCCTGGACTTTGCCGAGTAATCAGTTTGCGGCCGTGCATCCGGATTTGGATTATGCCACCGTAGTCGATAGCCAAACCGGCCAGCGGCTTATCATTGCTGCGGCCCTCGTGGAAACGCTTGCGGGGAAGATCAAGCGAGAATTGACAGTTGAGAGCACCAGCAAGGGAAGCACGTTGCTTGGTAAGCGATATGTGCCGCCGTATGACTATTACTATCAAGCTCACGGCAACGAAACGGGCAAACTGAAAGATGGTGGCAAGCTGCCGGTTGCTTGGCGCGTTGTCGCAGCCGACTTTGTAACCACCGACAGCGGTTCTGGCGTTGTCCATCAAGCTCCCGCCTTCGGCGAAGTCGACTTTGATGTACTCGTCGCTGAACAAGCCAAGTTCGAAGCGGGACAGGGCCCGCATTTGATCTGCGCCGTCGGACCCGACGGCAAGTTCACCAAGGATGCGCCCGAGTACGAAGGCCGCTGGGTGAAGGATTGCGATAAAGACATCCAGCGCGAGCTCAAGGCAAAGGGCCTGCTCTATCACCAAGAGCAATATCTGCACGACTATCCGTTTTGCTGGCGGGCGGATCAGGATCCGCTGATTCAATATCCGCGGCGCAGTTGGTTCGTGAAGACGACGCAGTTCAAAGACGAAATGCTGGCAAATAACCAGCAGATCAACTGGTTGCCCGAGCACATCAAGGATGGTCGCTTCGGCAACTTCTTGGAGTCGAATGTCGACTGGGCACTTTCACGCGAACGTTACTGGGGCACGCCGCTGCCGATCTGGGTTTGCCAGCAAACGGGGCAGATGGAAGCCGTCGGTAGTTACGAAGAACTGCTGCAGAAGCCCGGCGTCAAAGGGACCGATGTTTGGGATAAGGCCAAAGCGGTCAATCCCAAGCTGCCCGATGACTTGAAGGTTCATAAGCCATACATCGACGAAATCACCTACGACTCGCCGTTCGCCAAGGGCGCGCACATGCGCCGCGTCAGCGAAGTGATCGACTGCTGGTACGACAGCGGCGCGATGCCGTTCGCCCAGTGGGGCTATCCACATCAGGGCGTCGACAAGTTCGCTGAGCAATTCCCAGCGGATTTCATCAGCGAAGCCATCGATCAAACGCGTGGTTGGTTTTATAGCCAGTTGGCGATCAGTACGTTGCTGTTTGGGAAGGGGACGGGAGGCGAGGGACGAGAGGCGGGGGCAGAGAAGCCGTACCCACATCCGTTCAAGAACTGCATCGTCCTTGGGCTGATGATGGGTGAAGACGGCACGAAGATGTCGAAGAGCAAGCGGAACTACCGCGAGCCGCGCGAGATCTTCGATAAGTACGGGGCAGATGCGCTGCGCTGGTACTTCTTCGCCAATCAGCCGCCGTGGACGACGATCCGTTACGCCGAGCGGGCCATCAAGGACAGCATCCCCGAGTTCTTGCTGCGGCTGTGGAACTGCTACAGCTTTTTTGTCATCTACTCGAACATCGATGGCTTTGATCCTGGCCAGCGAGTTGCGCCGAATACGGCCGATCTCTCGAAGGGAAAGGGTTACCGGCCGGTGAAGAAGCGAGGCGAACTCGATCGCTGGATTTTGAGCGAGTTGAACCGTACCCTCGCGGCCGTCATCGAGCGGATGGACGCCTACGACAACTTCGAAGCCTGCAAGCAGATCAATGCGTTTGTCGACGGCCTGTCGAATTGGTACGTGCGCCGCAGCCGCGATCGCTTCTGGTCGAGTGACAAGGAAGGGCAAGAGAAGCTCGATGCTTATTGGACGCTGTACGAGTGCCTACTAACGACCGCCAAGCTGATCGCGCCGTTCACGCCCTTCCTGTCGGAAACGCTATGGCGAAATCTCACCGGCGTTTTCGGCGAGCGAGCACTCGAATCGGTTCACCTGTGCGATTATCCCGAGCCCGATGCCGCAGCCATCGATGAAACGCTCTCTGCCCGCATGCAACTGCTGCGTGAAATTGCCTCACTCGGCCGCAGTGCGCGAATGGACAACAAGTTGAAGGTTCGCCAGCCGCTGGCAAAGGTTGAAGTGATTCTCTCGGCCGCGACTCACCAGGCTTGGCTGCAGCAGCACGACGCTCTGCTGCGCGACGAACTCAACGTTAAGCAGATCGAATACGCCGAGGACGCGAACAAGTACATCACCTACCAGATTCAGCCCAACTTCAAACGGCTGGGCCCACGCATTGGCAAGTTGCTGCCCGAGTGCAAAAAAGTTCTCGGTGCGGCCAATGGTGGCGAGTTGCTCGCGCAAATGACCGCCAACGGCACCGTCGATCTCAAGGTTGGCAGTGAGACGATCAGGCTCGATGGCGAAGACCTGCAAGTTCGCTTGCAAGCCAAGCCGGGCTGGGCCGCCGCTCAAGGCCGCGGCGTGGTGGTGGTGCTGTCGACGGAGATCACACCGGAGCTAGTGCGAGAAGGCTACGCCAACGATCTGGTCCGCGCGATTCAAGACCGCCGGAAGGATTTGCAACTCGAATATACCGCCCGAATTACAATTCGCGTTGCTGCCGAAGACCCAGAAGTATCTGAGGCAATTCAGGAGCATGGTGAGTTTATTCGCAATGAGACGCTATGCGATGAACTTACCGAGGGCGTCAATGAGCATTCGACGGAGATCGAACTTGGTGCCGGCAAGTTGCAATTGAGCGTTAAGGAAAAGATTTAG
- a CDS encoding BMC domain-containing protein translates to MNTAIGLIETKGLVGLVEATDAMAKAANVQIVKRIGIGGALVTTIVTGDVGSVRAAVEAGAHAASQVGELVGSHVIPRPAEGLVEAFM, encoded by the coding sequence ATGAATACGGCAATTGGTTTGATTGAAACGAAGGGCCTCGTCGGCCTGGTCGAAGCGACCGACGCGATGGCGAAGGCCGCCAACGTGCAAATCGTCAAGCGGATCGGCATCGGCGGCGCGCTGGTTACGACCATCGTCACCGGTGACGTCGGCAGCGTGCGGGCTGCGGTTGAAGCGGGCGCTCATGCTGCTTCGCAAGTGGGCGAACTCGTGGGGAGCCACGTGATTCCTCGCCCAGCCGAAGGCCTGGTCGAAGCGTTCATGTAG
- the pduL gene encoding phosphate propanoyltransferase, producing the protein MSTSPTLDRAVVEQIVRQLVLGGATKSPAAETAPAASGKVPELIVSISARHCHLSDADVETLFGPGAKLTPEKDLYQDGFYAAAETVMIVGPRRRMLPNVRVLGPTRPYSQVELAFTDSISLGIDAPVRHSGNIKGTPGCVLVGPKGVVELQEGVIRAARHVHMNNKDAERYGVKNGDFMKLRIESPQCTVVFEDLLVRADATSKLEVHIDTDEGNACFLDGATKVELQPQAHDCKCKH; encoded by the coding sequence ATGAGTACCTCTCCTACGCTTGACCGCGCGGTCGTCGAACAGATCGTTCGCCAACTCGTTTTGGGGGGCGCGACGAAATCTCCTGCCGCTGAAACGGCTCCTGCTGCGTCCGGCAAAGTGCCCGAGTTGATCGTCAGCATTTCGGCCCGCCATTGCCACCTGAGCGATGCCGATGTCGAAACGCTGTTTGGTCCCGGCGCTAAGCTGACCCCTGAGAAGGATCTGTATCAGGACGGTTTTTATGCGGCTGCCGAAACGGTGATGATCGTTGGTCCGCGCCGTCGCATGTTGCCGAACGTGCGTGTGCTGGGACCGACCCGACCGTACAGCCAGGTCGAATTAGCTTTCACCGACAGCATCTCGCTGGGTATCGATGCTCCGGTTCGACATAGCGGCAACATCAAGGGAACACCGGGTTGCGTGCTGGTTGGCCCCAAGGGCGTAGTTGAATTGCAGGAAGGTGTGATTCGCGCTGCCCGCCACGTTCACATGAACAACAAAGACGCCGAGCGCTATGGCGTGAAGAACGGCGACTTTATGAAGCTGCGGATCGAGTCGCCGCAATGCACGGTGGTTTTCGAAGACCTGCTGGTGCGGGCCGATGCGACGAGCAAGCTCGAAGTGCATATCGACACGGATGAAGGAAACGCTTGTTTCCTGGATGGTGCCACGAAGGTGGAACTGCAGCCTCAAGCTCACGACTGCAAGTGCAAACACTGA
- a CDS encoding acetate/propionate family kinase encodes MKVLVANLGSTSFKYRLFDMADERQLARGGVERIGSAESPCFVEIQGRRQELKAPVPDHAVAVRQCLAQLTDPQQGCLQSEKEVAAIGFKAVHGGRVSGVQRVTPDVLAAMEEMNLIAPAHNPPYIRAMRLLGEKLPEIPLVAAFETGFHNTIADRLRHYPVPHEWADRLHIKRWGFHGASHSYIAQRTSQLLGRYDLRIISCHLGGSNSLCAIRGQQSVATTMGMSPQTGLPHNNRVGDFDPFAIPLIMQSEGKSLHEVLDTLAEKSGLLGLSGISGDVRDLEEAAAQGNGRARLALDVFVAEIRRHLGGMLIELGGADAIVFTGGIGENGANIRAGVCADLQGLGIELDSNLNATKGSAERCLSTPASKTQIWVIPTNEELIVARQTKHVLENRFEG; translated from the coding sequence ATGAAGGTGTTAGTCGCCAATCTCGGCTCGACGAGTTTCAAGTATCGGCTATTTGACATGGCCGACGAACGACAACTCGCGCGCGGTGGTGTCGAGCGTATCGGCTCGGCAGAAAGCCCGTGCTTTGTCGAGATTCAAGGACGTCGGCAGGAATTGAAGGCTCCGGTTCCCGACCACGCAGTTGCGGTGCGGCAATGCCTCGCGCAATTGACCGATCCTCAGCAGGGTTGCCTGCAGAGCGAGAAGGAAGTGGCGGCCATCGGCTTCAAGGCCGTGCACGGAGGACGCGTGAGTGGTGTGCAACGAGTGACACCCGACGTGCTCGCTGCGATGGAAGAGATGAATCTGATTGCTCCCGCTCATAACCCGCCGTATATCCGCGCCATGCGGTTGCTCGGCGAAAAGCTGCCGGAGATACCGCTCGTCGCCGCGTTCGAGACTGGCTTTCACAACACGATTGCCGATCGGCTGCGACACTATCCGGTGCCTCATGAATGGGCCGATCGATTGCACATCAAGCGGTGGGGCTTTCACGGAGCCAGCCATAGTTACATCGCCCAGCGGACCAGTCAGTTGCTCGGTCGCTACGACCTGCGGATCATTTCGTGCCATCTTGGTGGCTCGAACAGTCTGTGCGCGATTCGTGGCCAACAAAGCGTGGCAACCACGATGGGGATGAGTCCGCAAACGGGCTTGCCTCACAACAACCGTGTGGGCGATTTCGATCCGTTCGCGATTCCGCTCATCATGCAGTCCGAAGGCAAGAGCCTGCATGAAGTGCTCGATACGCTGGCGGAGAAGAGTGGCCTGCTGGGATTGTCCGGCATCAGCGGCGATGTGCGGGATTTGGAAGAAGCAGCTGCACAAGGAAATGGACGAGCCAGGCTGGCGCTCGATGTGTTCGTCGCAGAGATCCGCCGGCATTTGGGCGGCATGCTGATCGAACTCGGGGGAGCCGACGCCATCGTCTTCACCGGAGGAATCGGTGAGAACGGGGCGAACATTCGCGCGGGCGTTTGTGCCGACCTGCAAGGCCTAGGCATTGAACTCGATAGCAACCTGAACGCAACCAAAGGTTCTGCCGAACGCTGCCTGAGTACGCCTGCCAGCAAGACGCAGATTTGGGTCATTCCCACCAACGAAGAACTGATTGTGGCCCGCCAGACCAAACACGTGCTCGAAAATCGGTTCGAAGGGTAA
- a CDS encoding response regulator, translating to MAKTKILVIEDDRSLSEVLTYNLKQAGYDVLAASDGQDGLLQAQLKSPDIILLDLMLPVVDGLDVCRRLRADAATRETLIVMLTAKAEESDELIGFSLGADDYVTKPFSVKVLLERIKALRRRRMGDGIPDEITKRQGVTVNRRRHQASIDDQPLPLTRSEFRLLDTLIRQPGRVFDRTELIDAALGEDTMVMERTIDVHIRALRRKLGNYADVIETVRGVGYRFRDHDPANVVSEDVE from the coding sequence ATGGCCAAGACCAAGATTCTGGTAATTGAAGACGACCGTTCGCTCAGCGAAGTGCTGACCTACAACTTGAAGCAAGCCGGTTACGACGTTCTCGCGGCTTCCGACGGTCAAGATGGACTGCTGCAAGCGCAGCTCAAATCGCCCGATATCATCCTGCTCGATTTGATGCTTCCCGTTGTCGACGGGCTCGACGTTTGCCGCCGCTTGCGAGCCGATGCCGCGACGCGAGAAACCCTCATCGTCATGCTCACCGCCAAAGCAGAAGAGTCCGACGAACTGATCGGCTTCTCACTCGGTGCCGACGATTACGTAACCAAGCCCTTCAGCGTGAAGGTGTTGCTGGAACGGATCAAGGCGCTCCGTCGCCGACGAATGGGGGATGGCATTCCCGACGAAATCACCAAGCGCCAAGGGGTGACAGTCAATCGCCGCCGCCACCAAGCTTCGATCGACGATCAGCCTTTGCCCCTCACGCGCAGCGAGTTCCGCCTTCTCGATACGCTCATTCGCCAGCCTGGCCGCGTGTTCGATCGGACTGAACTGATCGACGCCGCCCTCGGCGAAGACACGATGGTGATGGAACGAACGATCGACGTCCACATTCGTGCCCTCCGCCGAAAACTCGGCAACTACGCCGACGTGATCGAAACCGTTCGCGGCGTCGGTTATCGCTTCCGCGATCACGACCCCGCCAACGTCGTCAGCGAAGATGTCGAGTAA
- a CDS encoding aldehyde dehydrogenase family protein, translating into MQINEALIRSVVAQVLSEVARTAHVSGPKYAGRHGIFSDVNEAVGAARDAFEQLSERSLEDRKRVISHIRRISIEQCVELGTMEMNETKVGRLDHKIEKLKTLGEKTPGVEFMRSEVFSGDHGLAVIEHAPFGVIGAITPVTHSLPTITGNAVSMIASGNSVVVNPHPSGKKVAAEGVRRFNEAIYRDLGIDNLICVIVEPTLETANQLFSHRNINMICVTGGPAVGRAALRSGKRAVVAGPGNPPVVVDETADLDNAARCIITGAAYDNNLLCIAEKEVFVVESVFDKMMAAMERAGAARLNAREVDEFTKKAIIKVGEGEHKHDGPSKEFLGQDAKVLARAIGKSIGEKTDLLFGETDESNPFVPVEQMMPFVPFIRVKNVDEAIMKAKHYEHGFRHTSIIHSQNVKNMTRMGRLLDTTLFVKNGPCMAALGLGGEGYLSFSIAGPTGEGVTTPLTFTRERRCSLIEDLWILGRPKS; encoded by the coding sequence ATGCAAATCAACGAAGCTCTCATTCGCAGCGTGGTCGCACAGGTCCTTTCCGAGGTGGCCCGCACGGCGCACGTCTCCGGCCCCAAGTACGCCGGCCGTCACGGCATCTTCAGCGATGTGAACGAGGCCGTCGGTGCCGCTCGCGATGCCTTTGAGCAATTGAGCGAACGCAGTCTCGAAGATCGCAAACGCGTCATCAGCCATATTCGCCGCATCTCAATCGAGCAGTGCGTCGAACTCGGCACGATGGAAATGAACGAGACCAAGGTCGGCCGCCTCGATCACAAGATCGAAAAGCTGAAGACCCTGGGTGAAAAGACTCCGGGCGTGGAGTTCATGCGGAGCGAAGTTTTCAGCGGCGATCATGGCCTGGCCGTGATCGAGCATGCTCCGTTCGGTGTGATCGGCGCGATTACTCCCGTGACTCACTCGCTGCCGACCATCACCGGCAATGCGGTGAGCATGATCGCTTCGGGCAACTCGGTGGTCGTCAATCCGCACCCCAGTGGCAAGAAGGTCGCCGCGGAAGGTGTGCGTCGCTTTAACGAAGCCATTTATCGCGACCTGGGCATCGACAACCTGATCTGCGTCATCGTTGAGCCCACGCTGGAAACGGCGAATCAACTTTTCAGCCACCGCAACATCAACATGATCTGCGTGACGGGCGGCCCAGCCGTCGGTCGGGCGGCACTTCGCTCGGGCAAGCGGGCGGTTGTTGCCGGACCAGGTAATCCGCCGGTCGTGGTTGATGAGACTGCTGATCTCGATAACGCGGCCCGGTGCATCATCACCGGTGCTGCGTACGACAATAATCTGCTCTGCATTGCCGAGAAGGAAGTCTTCGTCGTCGAGTCTGTCTTCGACAAGATGATGGCTGCCATGGAACGAGCCGGTGCTGCCCGCTTGAATGCTCGGGAAGTCGACGAGTTCACCAAGAAGGCGATCATCAAGGTCGGCGAAGGGGAGCACAAGCACGACGGACCTTCGAAGGAGTTTCTCGGTCAAGACGCCAAGGTGCTGGCCCGCGCGATCGGCAAGAGCATCGGCGAAAAGACCGACCTGCTGTTTGGCGAGACCGATGAAAGCAATCCCTTCGTACCTGTGGAACAAATGATGCCGTTCGTGCCGTTCATTCGCGTGAAAAACGTCGACGAAGCGATCATGAAGGCCAAGCACTACGAACATGGGTTCCGCCACACCAGCATCATTCATAGCCAGAACGTCAAGAACATGACCCGCATGGGCCGGCTGCTCGATACGACGCTGTTCGTGAAGAACGGTCCTTGCATGGCAGCACTGGGCCTTGGTGGTGAAGGCTACTTGTCATTCTCCATCGCTGGCCCGACTGGCGAGGGCGTGACAACTCCCCTCACCTTCACCCGCGAACGTCGCTGCTCGCTGATTGAAGATCTGTGGATCCTCGGTCGTCCCAAGTCGTAG
- the purN gene encoding phosphoribosylglycinamide formyltransferase: protein MTAAFTSPLPIAVLISGGGTTLRNLIERQQHDELPIDLRLVISSSPTAKGLQFAADTGIQSLVIEKKKKDSPADYERAMFEPCRAAGVQYVVMAGFLKHVPIPADFENRVINIHPSLIPAFCGQGMYGLKVHQAVIDYGAKITGCTVHFVDNQYDHGPIIGQWPVPVRDDDTAETLQARVFAAECEAYPAVLRALAAGQISATGRRISWLR from the coding sequence GTGACTGCCGCATTCACTTCACCGCTCCCCATTGCCGTGCTGATCTCCGGCGGTGGGACGACGCTGCGCAACCTGATTGAGCGGCAACAGCACGACGAACTGCCGATTGATCTTCGGCTGGTGATCTCGAGCAGCCCGACTGCGAAGGGTTTGCAATTCGCTGCTGATACCGGGATTCAGTCGCTGGTGATCGAGAAGAAAAAGAAAGACTCGCCTGCGGACTATGAGCGGGCGATGTTCGAACCTTGCCGTGCGGCCGGTGTCCAGTATGTGGTGATGGCCGGCTTCTTGAAGCACGTCCCGATTCCGGCCGACTTTGAGAATCGCGTGATTAATATTCACCCTTCGCTCATTCCGGCCTTTTGTGGGCAAGGGATGTACGGGCTGAAGGTTCATCAGGCTGTGATTGATTACGGCGCGAAGATCACCGGTTGCACGGTTCACTTCGTCGACAATCAATACGACCATGGCCCGATCATCGGGCAATGGCCGGTGCCGGTTCGTGACGACGACACTGCCGAGACTCTGCAAGCCCGCGTTTTCGCCGCCGAGTGCGAAGCCTATCCGGCAGTGCTGCGAGCCTTGGCCGCAGGACAGATCTCCGCCACGGGGCGCCGCATTTCCTGGCTCCGCTAA
- a CDS encoding DeoR/GlpR family DNA-binding transcription regulator has translation MKGNERLIKQLLADERRGRLSELIRQRGFASLPELASQLQVSESTVRRDLDFLEETGVARRTHGGVFYTGPSPKLAHFDQRQSSNWDKKRRIAAAAARLIEDNDTVLLDGGSTTYELAQLLVGRPLQVVTNSLPVANLFTSSDQADLVFVGGYVHSRTGVSLGPYANQMLASLNARRAVLSVAGINERGCYNSNLLLVETERAMMAAAEQVIVVADSTKFGHTSLALMCPLDKIDVLVSDHELSREWQHTLAQSGTVVRLAAESGDTTSPETASPDATAETNSSSTHIA, from the coding sequence GTGAAAGGAAACGAACGGTTGATCAAGCAGTTGCTAGCAGACGAGCGCCGGGGCCGATTGTCGGAGCTGATCCGACAACGCGGGTTCGCGTCGTTGCCGGAGCTGGCTTCTCAGCTACAAGTCTCGGAATCGACGGTCCGCCGCGACCTAGATTTTCTGGAAGAGACCGGGGTCGCAAGGCGTACGCATGGCGGCGTCTTCTACACCGGCCCCAGTCCCAAGCTGGCCCACTTCGATCAACGTCAGTCTTCGAATTGGGATAAGAAGCGGCGGATAGCTGCGGCTGCGGCCCGACTGATCGAGGACAACGATACTGTTCTGCTCGACGGCGGCAGCACGACCTATGAACTGGCTCAATTGCTCGTCGGTCGTCCGTTGCAAGTCGTTACCAATTCATTGCCGGTTGCCAACTTGTTCACTTCCAGCGATCAAGCCGATTTGGTGTTTGTGGGTGGCTATGTCCATTCCCGGACCGGCGTTTCGCTTGGGCCTTATGCCAATCAAATGCTCGCGTCGCTGAACGCTCGACGAGCGGTACTGAGTGTGGCCGGCATCAACGAACGAGGCTGTTACAACAGCAACCTGCTGCTGGTCGAAACCGAGCGAGCCATGATGGCCGCCGCGGAACAAGTCATTGTGGTTGCCGACAGCACGAAGTTCGGCCACACCAGCCTGGCGCTGATGTGCCCGCTCGACAAGATCGATGTGCTGGTGAGCGATCACGAACTGTCACGCGAATGGCAACACACTTTAGCCCAGTCCGGCACCGTGGTGCGCTTGGCTGCTGAGTCGGGCGATACGACCAGCCCAGAAACCGCGAGCCCCGATGCCACGGCCGAAACCAATTCATCCTCCACGCATATTGCTTGA
- a CDS encoding EutN/CcmL family microcompartment protein, protein MFVAKVTGSLISTQKVATMVGFKLLIVEPYRIEPKERQSLTTTGRTFVAVDTLGAGIGDYVILTQGSSARLTPETKTLPIDAVVVGIVDKVQVDEGTVYSRD, encoded by the coding sequence ATGTTCGTCGCCAAAGTCACCGGCAGTCTGATTTCGACGCAGAAAGTAGCCACGATGGTGGGCTTCAAACTGCTCATCGTCGAGCCTTATCGCATTGAGCCGAAAGAACGCCAATCGCTGACGACCACAGGACGGACCTTTGTCGCGGTCGATACGCTCGGCGCGGGAATCGGCGATTACGTCATTTTGACTCAAGGTTCCAGCGCCCGTTTGACGCCAGAAACCAAGACACTTCCCATCGACGCCGTCGTGGTGGGAATTGTCGACAAAGTTCAAGTGGATGAAGGCACCGTGTATTCACGGGACTAG
- a CDS encoding BMC domain-containing protein — translation MAKNSEAIGMIETKGFIALVEATDAMLKAANVQLVGWDKVGSGLVSAFVTGDVAAVKSATDAGAAAAGRIGEVVSVHVIPRPHEDLGIVLPPSIKRVAK, via the coding sequence ATGGCTAAGAATTCAGAAGCGATCGGCATGATTGAGACGAAGGGCTTCATTGCCCTGGTCGAAGCAACCGACGCAATGCTCAAAGCTGCCAACGTGCAGTTGGTCGGTTGGGACAAGGTCGGCAGCGGCCTGGTTTCGGCCTTCGTCACGGGCGACGTGGCTGCTGTGAAGAGCGCCACCGATGCGGGTGCTGCTGCTGCGGGCCGCATTGGCGAAGTCGTCAGCGTGCATGTGATTCCTCGCCCGCACGAAGACCTGGGCATCGTGTTGCCACCATCGATCAAGCGAGTTGCCAAGTAA